The proteins below are encoded in one region of Belonocnema kinseyi isolate 2016_QV_RU_SX_M_011 chromosome 1, B_treatae_v1, whole genome shotgun sequence:
- the LOC117177089 gene encoding uncharacterized protein LOC117177089: MNDLKIRKRVHKKSKLTSLDPFIDRDGIIRVGGRLKNSSMPQSQQHPMFLPRSSHITGLIILNEHLENKHAGILTTFYAVRRRFWPLDGRSQVRKIIRKCITCFRINPSTAEYLMENLPSIRITQARPFSKVVVDYCGPFYVKEKKFRNQS; encoded by the coding sequence atgaacgatttaaaaataagaaaaagagttCACAAAAAGAGCAAATTAACATCACTCGATCCATTTATTGATCGAGACGGAATAATTAGGGTAGGAGGCCGATTAAAAAACTCATCCATGCCTCAATCTCAACAGCATCCCATGTTCTTGCCACGATCAAGCCATATTACTGGGCTAATAATTCTCAACGAGCATTTGGAAAACAAACACGCCGGGATACTGACAACGTTTTATGCTGTACGTCGACGATTTTGGCCCCTCGATGGCCGAAGTCAAGTGCGAAAGATCATTCGTAAATGTATCACATGCTTCCGTATAAATCCGTCGACAGCTGAATACTTAATGGAAAACTTGCCAAGCATTAGAATAACTCAAGCGCGTCCATTTAGTAAGGTTGTAGTCGATTATTGTGGTCCATTTtacgttaaagaaaaaaaattccgcaaTCAATCGTGA
- the LOC117177098 gene encoding uncharacterized protein LOC117177098, translating into MNQLIISAFLYSLDKERRPIRCRALLDTCSSANFITEKLATALRLPKKRCSVPVGALNNLTTVAKAVVKITIRSLHSSYERTLSFLTIPQISELVPNDIILQEVMKIPPNIQLAHPTFHLPSKVDMLLGSGPSLSMFCGDSIILSDRAGDLILQKIKLGWIAGGNVNYMSLTTSRAIKCNFAELRSEISKFWALEEGFSQINLSPEKIACEEHFRIHTTRNDLGRYIVALPFRQNHERLGESRSVA; encoded by the coding sequence ATGAATCAATTAATAATAAGCGCATTCCTTTATTCATTGGATAAAGAGAGACGACCGATACGATGTCGAGCTCTTCTTGACACCTGCTCATCTGCTAACTTCATAACGGAGAAATTAGCCACGGCACTACGATTGCCAAAGAAGAGATGTTCTGTTCCTGTGGGTGCATTAAATAACCTAACAACAGTCGCTAAAGCTGTAGTCAAAATAACAATTCGTTCTTTACATAGCAGTTATGAAAGAACACTTAGCTTCCTCACGATTCCACAGATATCTGAATTAGTACCAAATGATATCATTCTTCAGGAAGTGATGAAAATACCTCCGAATATACAACTCGCTCATCCAACATTTCATTTGCCATCAAAAGTGGACATGCTTCTTGGATCTGGACCATCGTTATCCATGTTTTGTGGGGATTCAATCATATTATCTGATCGGGCTGgcgatttaattttacaaaaaattaaactaggaTGGATCGCAGGCGGAAATGTTAATTACATGTCTCTCACAACATCACGCGCGATAAAATGCAATTTTGCGGAGCTTAGATCTGAGATTTCTAAATTTTGGGCATTGGAAGAGGGTTTCAGTCAAATTAATCTTTCTCCTGAAAAGATTGCATGTGAAGAACATTTTCGTATTCACACAACTCGTAATGATTTAGGTCGATACATAGTAGCATTACCCTTTCGACAAAATCATGAGAGATTAGGAGAATCACGATCCGTAGCCTGA
- the LOC117177107 gene encoding uncharacterized protein LOC117177107, with the protein MANEQLVILNKKKGTIKGQIAHFKNFLAKYREEEPDAIKLGLHLQRLKNTFEKFDDIQDQIELLDTEIPHIDLVLDRYAIQDDYLEIVADGECLLTSTQPADQSTGTIDRTLDVQQTKRRVKLPLATLPTFSGRYEEWLAFRDSFTSLIHDQTDLTNVEKLQYLKSALKADAAQKISVFSITEENYNRAWQLLEKTYQDTRLIISRHLSLILRLPVQEKQTSEGLIKLADDTQQHMLSLASLGLKISEEILVQNIEEKLHKTTLEKWDETLKRNEFPKLDNMLEFLYRTAARLF; encoded by the coding sequence ATGGCAAACGAGCAGCTtgttattctaaacaaaaagaaggGTACTATCAAGGGtcaaatagctcattttaaaaactttttggccAAATATCGTGAAGAAGAACCGGATGCAATAAAATTAGGTTTAcatttgcaaagattaaaaaatacttttgaaaagttTGACGATATACAGGATCAAATCGAGTTGTTAGACACAGAGATCCCCCATATCGATCTTGTCCTCGACCGTTATGCCATTCAGGATGATTATCTTGAAATTGTGGCAGACGGTGAATGCCTTTTAACATCAACGCAACCTGCAGATCAATCAACAGGTACCATAGATCGTACTTTGGACGTTCAACAGACGAAGCGCAGGGTAAAGTTGCCACTGGCTACATTGCCAACCTTTAGCGGTCGTTATGAAGAGTGGCTTGCTTTCAGGGATTCCTTTACATCCTTGATACATGATCAAACGGATTTAACTAATGTAGAAAAACTCCAATATTTAAAATCGGCACTTAAAGCTGATGCAGcacaaaaaatatcagttttttcgataactgaagaaaattataatcgcGCGTGGCAACTCTTAGAAAAAACATACCAAGACACACGTTTAATTATTTCCCGACATCTTAGTTTAATTTTGCGTCTGCCTGTCCAAGAAAAACAAACCTCAGAAGGTTTAATAAAGTTAGCTGATGATACACAACAACACATGTTATCACTAGCTTCATTAGGCTTAAAGATCTCAGaagaaattttagttcaaaacattgaagaaaaattgcataaaacGACATTAGAAAAATGGGACGAAACCCTAAAGCGAAACGAATTCCCTAAACTCGACAATATGTTGGAATTCTTATACAGAACAGCCGCTCGTTTGTTTTAG